From one Macellibacteroides fermentans genomic stretch:
- the recJ gene encoding single-stranded-DNA-specific exonuclease RecJ, with the protein MTNKWNFQKPTEEENRISKELADKLAISPVICQLLVKRGITTEEEANKFFKPSLNDLHDPFLMPDMDKAVKRLNKALGEREKILVYGDYDVDGTTAVSLVYKFLRPYTTLLDYYIPDRYDEGYGISYKGIDYAADTDVKLIISLDCGIKAIEKIEYAKKKGIDFIICDHHMPDDTLPDAVAVLDAKRVDSIYPYEHLSGCGVGFKFMQAFAKSNNFPFADLEKLLDLCAVSIASDIVPITGENRIMAYYGLKQINSNPSLGLKGIIDVCGLTGKEITMSDIVFKIGPRINASGRMMNGKEAVDLLLAKDSESAREKSENINQYNDERRELDKKITDEANAIIDDFQDMADRKAIVVFNPAWHKGVIGIVASRLTEKYYRPAVVLTKSSELITGSARSVAGFDIYKAIESCRDLLENFGGHTYAAGLSLKEENLEAFTNRFLQLAADEIVPEQMVPQLDVDAILDFKDINAKFMHDLKKMSPFGPDNQKPVFCSRRVKDYGTSKLVGKDLEHIKLELIDANSNSPIHGIAFGMHKHSKHIKGMKPFNICYTVEENTYNGNTSLQLMIKDIKPDDI; encoded by the coding sequence ATGACCAACAAATGGAATTTTCAGAAACCGACAGAAGAAGAAAACCGGATAAGCAAAGAGCTGGCTGATAAGCTGGCCATAAGTCCTGTTATCTGTCAGCTTCTTGTTAAGCGTGGCATAACTACGGAAGAAGAGGCAAATAAGTTTTTTAAGCCCAGTCTGAACGACCTGCATGATCCTTTTCTGATGCCAGACATGGATAAAGCGGTAAAACGCCTGAATAAGGCTCTGGGTGAAAGGGAAAAAATATTGGTATATGGCGATTACGATGTGGACGGAACAACAGCTGTTTCATTGGTCTACAAATTCTTACGCCCCTATACCACATTATTGGATTATTATATTCCGGATCGGTACGACGAAGGTTACGGCATCTCATATAAGGGTATTGACTATGCAGCCGATACCGATGTGAAGTTAATTATATCACTCGATTGCGGCATCAAAGCAATCGAAAAGATTGAGTATGCAAAGAAAAAAGGAATCGATTTTATTATCTGCGACCACCATATGCCCGACGATACTTTGCCGGATGCAGTTGCTGTTCTGGATGCCAAACGCGTAGACTCGATATATCCCTACGAGCATCTTTCGGGATGTGGCGTGGGCTTCAAATTCATGCAGGCATTTGCCAAAAGCAACAACTTTCCTTTTGCCGATTTGGAAAAACTGCTCGACTTGTGTGCTGTAAGTATCGCATCGGATATTGTTCCGATTACGGGCGAAAACCGGATCATGGCTTATTACGGGCTGAAGCAGATAAACAGCAACCCAAGTCTGGGACTAAAAGGAATCATCGATGTTTGCGGTCTGACGGGTAAGGAGATTACCATGTCTGATATCGTTTTTAAGATTGGTCCGCGCATCAACGCTTCCGGCCGCATGATGAACGGTAAAGAGGCGGTTGATCTTTTGCTGGCAAAAGACAGCGAAAGTGCACGCGAAAAGAGTGAAAACATCAATCAGTACAACGACGAACGCCGCGAACTGGATAAAAAAATTACCGACGAAGCCAATGCTATCATAGATGATTTTCAGGATATGGCCGACAGAAAGGCTATTGTTGTCTTCAATCCGGCTTGGCATAAGGGTGTGATCGGTATTGTGGCATCCCGGTTAACGGAAAAATATTACCGTCCGGCTGTGGTACTCACCAAATCATCGGAGCTTATTACCGGCTCTGCCCGTTCGGTTGCCGGATTCGATATATACAAGGCTATTGAAAGCTGCAGGGATCTGCTTGAGAACTTCGGGGGACATACCTACGCAGCCGGACTTTCTTTAAAAGAAGAAAACCTGGAAGCGTTCACCAATCGGTTTCTTCAGCTTGCAGCCGATGAAATCGTGCCGGAACAGATGGTTCCTCAGTTGGATGTGGATGCAATTCTTGATTTCAAAGACATAAACGCCAAGTTTATGCATGACTTGAAAAAGATGAGTCCCTTTGGTCCCGATAACCAGAAACCGGTATTTTGCAGCAGACGGGTAAAGGATTACGGAACCAGCAAACTGGTTGGGAAAGACCTTGAACATATTAAACTTGAATTGATAGATGCCAATTCCAACAGTCCCATTCACGGTATTGCGTTTGGCATGCATAAGCACAGCAAGCATATTAAAGGCATGAAACCTTTTAATATCTGCTATACAGTGGAAGAAAACACATATAACGGAAACACATCGTTACAGCTGATGATTAAAGACATCAAGCCAGACGATATATGA
- a CDS encoding phosphoethanolamine transferase gives MAHFSKIVRWIVSQEHLYFLFSLLLIVPNLVFFVTEPFSITVGIAAILIPLACVMWLLLVFKKPGIMVWLLLPKFILDGGQLILLYLFGESVVAVDMFLNLTSSNASEAGELVGNILVIILCVFFLYTLPTLYLAYRSVRLKDKLSQSFRKKWALVALAIFIAGGTSYILTPDREQEVSFKKDVYPVNALYNLYFAIEKAGKNKRYHETSAHFTFNAKKDETSSKREIVVLVVGETSRAMEWSLYGYERETTPRLGKQDGLVHFTDVITQSNNTHKSVPIILSAASAENYEVIYSQKSIVTAFKEAGYKTVVIANQKLTTSMIGAFYREADQFIDLSSFKTGSLLTSLHDGAVLPYVDKAIKENTGNLFIVLHTYGSHFNYHERYPKEFSMFKPDKVAGIRAAYKKEMRNAYDNSILYTDYILSELISKLKQTGDCTSLVYLSDHGEDIFDDARARYLHASPIPTYYQLHIPYIIWFSDVFRTEWPEKYNAAVNHQTTPVSTNSVFHTVLDLGGVSTSESDSSFALTQPAFKVRDRMYLGDHDDPIPFWKIGLKELDFKMLDKWQLTYGER, from the coding sequence ATGGCCCATTTCTCAAAAATTGTTCGTTGGATTGTAAGTCAGGAGCATCTGTATTTCTTATTCTCCCTGTTGCTTATTGTCCCAAATCTGGTTTTTTTTGTTACGGAGCCATTCTCTATCACAGTAGGAATTGCAGCTATCTTAATCCCTCTGGCTTGTGTTATGTGGCTGTTGCTGGTATTCAAAAAGCCTGGAATAATGGTGTGGCTGCTTCTTCCCAAGTTTATTCTGGATGGGGGACAACTTATTCTGCTTTATCTTTTCGGAGAATCGGTTGTTGCCGTAGATATGTTTTTAAACCTTACCAGTTCGAATGCTTCGGAAGCAGGTGAATTGGTCGGAAATATATTGGTAATTATCCTCTGTGTTTTCTTTTTATATACATTGCCCACATTGTATCTTGCGTATCGCTCTGTGCGACTGAAAGATAAATTGTCGCAAAGTTTTAGAAAGAAGTGGGCTTTAGTGGCCTTGGCAATTTTTATAGCAGGCGGCACCTCCTATATATTAACCCCCGATAGAGAACAGGAAGTCTCTTTTAAAAAGGATGTTTATCCGGTCAATGCTCTTTATAATCTTTATTTTGCAATAGAGAAAGCTGGTAAAAACAAAAGATACCATGAAACTTCGGCCCATTTTACATTTAATGCAAAGAAGGATGAAACATCTTCTAAAAGGGAAATTGTAGTGCTTGTTGTAGGAGAAACCTCCCGGGCGATGGAATGGAGTTTGTATGGCTACGAAAGAGAAACGACTCCTCGGCTAGGTAAACAGGATGGATTGGTGCATTTTACCGATGTAATTACTCAATCTAATAATACACATAAGAGTGTACCCATAATTCTTTCGGCAGCTTCGGCCGAAAACTATGAGGTGATATACAGTCAGAAAAGTATTGTGACTGCCTTTAAAGAGGCTGGATATAAAACAGTTGTTATTGCCAATCAGAAGCTTACCACCTCAATGATCGGTGCTTTTTATCGTGAAGCCGATCAATTTATTGATCTCAGCTCTTTCAAAACAGGCAGTCTTCTAACCTCTTTGCACGACGGGGCCGTTCTGCCTTATGTAGATAAAGCAATTAAGGAAAATACAGGCAATTTATTTATTGTGCTTCATACCTATGGATCTCATTTCAATTACCATGAAAGATATCCAAAGGAGTTTAGTATGTTTAAGCCTGATAAAGTGGCCGGAATACGTGCTGCTTATAAAAAAGAAATGCGCAATGCTTACGATAACTCGATACTTTATACAGATTATATTTTATCCGAACTTATCTCGAAGCTTAAACAAACCGGCGACTGCACATCGTTGGTATATCTGTCTGATCACGGTGAAGATATTTTTGACGATGCGCGTGCCAGATATTTACATGCATCGCCAATTCCAACTTACTACCAGCTTCATATTCCGTATATTATCTGGTTCTCGGATGTATTCAGAACAGAATGGCCCGAAAAGTACAATGCGGCCGTCAATCATCAGACAACTCCTGTAAGTACCAACAGTGTATTTCATACCGTTCTTGATTTAGGAGGTGTCAGTACATCGGAATCCGATTCTTCTTTTGCACTTACACAGCCGGCATTTAAGGTACGCGACCGTATGTATCTGGGAGATCATGATGATCCGATTCCTTTCTGGAAAATAGGGTTAAAAGAGCTTGATTTTAAAATGCTCGATAAATGGCAATTAACTTATGGCGAAAGATGA
- a CDS encoding ATP-binding protein, which translates to MKMSKLKIEHNLKYLVATILFVVISILSISCSDAKKHKDSYNILLIHSNNEGPVWQDELTQGVKQYFDENNVDVNISVHYMNTDFVINKENIRRMNDLMVSYEQNPPDLIITFNNQATYSLLSSTHYIAYNVPIVFSGTSHYFNYLIDNHSNITGFIAKPDFNKVYKLAKTLLKDSTLMLNVIVDGTPAGLSLLDTFKKQMNPENHSDKMLYYNIYDENIHDIMYWNQYHSKNVFVIMPKWNSFYSNLAHESSAPFFLVNNQGFGDGSLGGYMVPTNKQAQLTAQTALEVLKGRSIKSIPIKDMEQVPVFDWREIKKWDLNIKDLPKNTLIAHMPFYEKYKIPLQTGGGIVFVFILVAITQLILLYKEESRQKKDTLHKLLKQGKELELSLKSIPEGVISLDLANCILTINKAAMQFLKLKGDATSYIGANLFTLLDIHLPGNTYYLQEMILSTKGKEKNLSFDKTAYIKSPNVKDFPIKGDIAGIYRDGIAYGTVITFTDISNELIQNELMDIAMNNGSIFTLRIPESHEGINFSPLFFSHYQIYDDGSHLISNDEFIKLLHPDDVELFHDLISSDYYLEGKIAFKARIKVNNKGYNWFEFRLSSMYDPKASTKKFIFGIVIDIQSYKQTEEELVAARDKAKQSDALKSAFLANMSHEIRTPLNAIVGFSNLLTCDDEYDQEDRLIFIDAINNNCRLLLALISDILDLARIESGSMLFKNIRCDVNELIEQIINTHQVIIPSNLRLIKEVPNETSILMIDCIRLNQVITNLINNAIKFTTKGYIKVGYTKEKEGYLKFFVEDTGRGIAEEDLNNVFNRFYKKNEFTQGAGLGLSICKVIVDRFNGTIQVTSKQGEGTRFEVRIPDQDAASYEMDGIVPNCDKGVKDYSQQIQVTNQPKNGLSTILIAEDEDSNFLLVKTILKNKYQLIRAKNGKEAIDIFRRENIDLILMDNKMPVMSGLDALTIIRKESNTIPIIMLSAYVFDSDIETAKKAGASEYLSKPVDVKLLNETIANFLS; encoded by the coding sequence ATGAAAATGAGTAAACTTAAAATTGAACATAATCTGAAGTATCTTGTGGCAACAATCCTGTTTGTTGTTATCAGCATTCTTAGTATATCGTGTTCTGATGCAAAAAAACACAAGGATTCCTACAATATATTACTTATTCACTCAAACAATGAGGGGCCTGTATGGCAGGATGAATTAACCCAGGGGGTTAAACAGTATTTTGATGAGAACAATGTCGATGTAAACATATCGGTACATTACATGAATACAGACTTTGTTATCAATAAAGAAAACATAAGAAGGATGAATGACCTTATGGTTTCCTACGAACAAAATCCACCGGATTTAATTATCACCTTCAATAATCAGGCTACTTATTCCTTATTATCCTCTACTCACTATATTGCCTATAATGTACCAATCGTGTTCAGTGGAACTTCACATTATTTCAATTATCTGATTGATAATCACTCCAACATTACCGGTTTTATAGCAAAACCGGATTTTAACAAAGTGTATAAATTAGCAAAAACACTGCTAAAGGATAGTACGTTGATGCTTAATGTAATTGTAGATGGAACTCCTGCCGGATTAAGCTTGTTGGATACTTTTAAAAAACAAATGAATCCGGAAAATCATTCAGACAAAATGTTGTATTATAACATATATGATGAGAATATTCACGACATCATGTACTGGAATCAATATCATTCCAAAAATGTATTTGTTATCATGCCCAAGTGGAATAGTTTCTATTCTAACCTGGCACATGAATCATCTGCACCCTTTTTCCTCGTTAATAATCAGGGTTTTGGAGATGGAAGCCTGGGTGGATATATGGTGCCCACCAATAAACAAGCTCAACTTACAGCCCAAACAGCTCTTGAAGTACTTAAAGGCCGCTCCATTAAATCCATCCCAATAAAAGACATGGAGCAAGTTCCTGTCTTCGACTGGAGAGAGATAAAAAAATGGGACTTGAATATTAAAGATCTTCCTAAAAATACGCTTATCGCCCACATGCCGTTTTATGAGAAATATAAAATACCTCTGCAAACCGGAGGAGGCATTGTATTTGTTTTTATTTTAGTTGCCATCACTCAACTAATACTTCTATATAAAGAAGAAAGCAGACAGAAAAAAGATACGCTGCATAAATTACTTAAACAAGGTAAAGAGCTTGAACTGTCGCTTAAATCAATCCCAGAAGGTGTAATATCCTTAGATTTAGCTAATTGCATATTAACAATAAATAAGGCTGCCATGCAGTTTTTGAAATTGAAAGGAGATGCCACCTCCTACATAGGAGCAAACCTTTTCACCTTACTGGATATTCATCTTCCAGGTAATACATATTATCTACAAGAAATGATCTTATCTACAAAAGGAAAAGAAAAGAACCTCTCATTTGATAAAACTGCCTATATCAAATCTCCAAATGTAAAAGATTTTCCTATTAAAGGAGACATCGCAGGAATTTACAGAGATGGTATTGCCTATGGAACCGTTATTACATTTACAGATATCTCCAACGAACTGATTCAAAACGAACTGATGGATATTGCTATGAATAATGGTAGTATTTTTACCCTTCGAATACCCGAAAGCCATGAAGGAATTAACTTTAGTCCCCTGTTCTTCAGTCATTATCAAATTTATGACGATGGGAGTCATCTAATTAGCAACGACGAATTCATTAAACTGCTTCACCCCGATGATGTTGAACTCTTCCATGATTTGATAAGTTCTGATTACTATCTGGAGGGTAAGATTGCTTTTAAAGCCCGTATTAAAGTAAATAATAAGGGATATAACTGGTTTGAATTCCGTTTATCATCCATGTACGATCCCAAAGCGAGTACGAAGAAATTCATTTTTGGAATAGTAATTGATATCCAGTCGTATAAACAGACGGAAGAAGAACTTGTAGCAGCCCGGGATAAAGCAAAGCAATCGGATGCACTTAAAAGTGCCTTTCTTGCAAATATGAGTCACGAGATTCGCACGCCTCTAAATGCTATTGTTGGATTCTCAAACCTGCTAACCTGTGATGATGAATATGACCAGGAAGATAGACTTATCTTTATTGACGCAATCAACAACAACTGCAGATTGCTTTTGGCTCTTATATCAGACATCTTGGATCTGGCACGGATTGAAAGTGGATCCATGCTCTTTAAGAATATCCGCTGCGATGTGAACGAATTGATTGAGCAAATTATTAATACACATCAGGTAATTATACCATCCAATCTGCGCTTGATAAAGGAGGTGCCTAATGAAACATCAATTCTGATGATTGACTGTATCCGACTGAATCAGGTGATAACAAACTTGATAAACAACGCCATCAAGTTTACAACTAAAGGTTATATTAAAGTTGGCTACACGAAAGAAAAAGAGGGATATCTCAAATTCTTTGTTGAAGATACAGGCCGGGGTATTGCCGAAGAAGATCTAAACAATGTATTTAACCGGTTCTATAAGAAAAATGAATTTACTCAGGGAGCCGGGCTGGGATTATCGATTTGCAAGGTAATTGTAGATAGGTTCAATGGCACCATTCAAGTAACATCCAAGCAAGGAGAAGGAACACGCTTTGAAGTTCGCATACCCGATCAGGATGCTGCTTCCTATGAAATGGATGGCATCGTACCCAACTGCGATAAAGGAGTCAAAGACTACAGTCAACAGATACAAGTAACCAATCAACCAAAGAATGGCTTATCAACGATCCTGATTGCCGAAGATGAAGATAGTAACTTTCTGTTGGTTAAAACCATTCTTAAGAATAAGTATCAATTGATCAGAGCTAAGAACGGCAAAGAGGCAATTGATATATTCAGAAGAGAAAACATTGATTTGATTCTGATGGATAATAAGATGCCTGTTATGTCGGGGCTGGATGCTCTTACAATCATAAGAAAAGAATCAAATACAATCCCGATCATTATGCTTTCGGCCTATGTATTTGATTCCGACATTGAAACAGCCAAAAAAGCCGGAGCATCAGAGTATCTATCCAAACCCGTAGATGTAAAACTACTGAATGAAACCATCGCTAACTTTCTAAGCTAA
- a CDS encoding sensor histidine kinase: MQNKKPHNVLVIHSFNKNDSWVEDLNKGIKEAFDDENLDTQVKEYYLSTELRTEEAKQNEINKLLDSYSSKPLDLIIVADDDCFSSFFATEHPYTHSKPVVFAGIDYVISELIEKHTHENITGITNEPNFRQTYRLAVQLFGKINSIQIIAEDSYAGRAAINDAKTHLITIPNTVIKEDSLQLDVWEPLEMESNDSVYISIKNINKINGRQLMESMTYRPHSFCIMAKWSDFYSDLPHMGTAPFLMVNNEGFGDGRIGGYMAENYEVGYEAGIMAAKILTGTPVASIPVKAIELKPIFNWQQLQRWNIPIDKLPANSIILNMPMRIRYSNLIIYVLVFSGLFIVFITVSLIYILNKEKKDKKLAQNLLLNKREELEVTMKSIRESVISIDNNKRIFAINQAALDCLGLKKDMHEYIGADIFSVLNITLRGRDNYLADIFNSLDKFYLSYQLDKGATIVTSENQSLLIEGTVSSLLTMDNYTGWIISFKDITDEFIKKELHTLAMGDAHVYAWRYNGKKDVFVFEEVFFRETGVYDNGKHTIHSDVFEGMIHPEDYGNWNKQIKHILDRKSDKLTIQIRIYINNKYEWWSFNVTYINNPALSTSFTLFGLCMSIQTFKETEENLRIAKDKAEESDKLKSIFLSNMSHEIRTPLNAIVGFSNLLTSDDNFSAEEKSIFVTTINEKCEILLTLINDILDLSRIESGLPFNPEVCNLTLIIEETLASEKTILSPYVALKKNLPKEPVFINADSLRLRQLIRNLINNSFKFTHDGFIEVGCILSKNKNLIFYVEDSGLGISLKEQKKIFERFYKTDNFSQGGGLGLSICKVIVERMGGEISVQSVHGEGSKFTVVLPYSSVIEASYENE; the protein is encoded by the coding sequence GTGCAAAATAAAAAGCCCCACAATGTATTGGTAATTCATTCTTTCAATAAAAACGATAGTTGGGTAGAGGATCTAAACAAGGGTATTAAAGAAGCCTTTGATGATGAGAACTTAGATACCCAAGTTAAGGAATACTATCTTTCTACAGAGTTAAGGACCGAAGAGGCCAAACAAAACGAGATAAACAAGTTACTGGATAGCTACAGCTCAAAACCATTGGATTTGATTATTGTGGCTGACGACGACTGTTTTTCTTCTTTCTTTGCCACAGAGCATCCATATACACATTCCAAACCTGTAGTCTTTGCGGGAATTGATTATGTTATATCTGAATTAATTGAAAAACATACTCACGAAAATATTACAGGAATTACAAATGAGCCCAATTTTAGGCAAACCTACAGACTTGCAGTTCAACTTTTTGGTAAAATAAACAGCATTCAAATAATCGCAGAAGATTCTTATGCAGGCAGAGCAGCTATAAATGACGCAAAGACTCACTTAATAACCATACCAAATACAGTTATTAAAGAGGATAGTTTACAGCTGGATGTCTGGGAACCATTGGAAATGGAATCGAACGACTCGGTTTATATATCTATTAAGAATATAAATAAAATAAACGGCCGCCAATTAATGGAAAGCATGACCTATCGGCCTCACAGTTTTTGCATTATGGCTAAATGGTCCGATTTTTACTCGGACTTGCCTCACATGGGAACTGCCCCTTTTCTTATGGTAAACAATGAGGGGTTTGGAGATGGACGGATTGGAGGTTATATGGCCGAAAATTATGAGGTTGGATATGAAGCAGGAATTATGGCTGCCAAAATTTTAACTGGCACTCCAGTTGCTTCAATACCTGTTAAAGCAATAGAGCTTAAACCCATATTTAATTGGCAACAATTGCAACGATGGAATATCCCAATTGATAAGCTGCCGGCTAACAGCATTATTCTCAATATGCCGATGCGTATCAGATATAGTAATCTTATTATTTATGTACTAGTTTTTTCAGGTTTGTTTATCGTTTTCATTACTGTATCTTTGATATATATTTTAAATAAAGAGAAAAAAGATAAGAAACTAGCTCAAAACCTATTACTAAATAAACGTGAAGAGTTGGAGGTTACCATGAAATCAATTCGAGAATCGGTAATTTCCATTGACAATAACAAGCGAATCTTTGCAATTAATCAAGCTGCATTGGATTGTTTGGGGTTAAAAAAAGATATGCACGAATACATTGGTGCCGATATTTTCTCTGTTTTAAATATAACATTAAGAGGTCGTGACAATTATTTAGCAGATATTTTCAATTCCTTAGACAAGTTCTATCTCTCTTATCAGCTTGATAAAGGGGCTACTATTGTTACATCAGAAAATCAGTCTCTTTTAATTGAGGGAACTGTCAGTTCATTACTAACAATGGATAATTATACGGGCTGGATTATCTCTTTTAAAGATATAACAGACGAATTCATAAAAAAAGAGCTTCATACGCTGGCCATGGGGGATGCACATGTATATGCGTGGCGTTACAACGGAAAAAAAGATGTTTTTGTATTTGAAGAGGTCTTCTTCAGAGAGACCGGAGTGTATGACAACGGTAAACATACCATCCATTCGGATGTTTTTGAAGGAATGATTCATCCGGAAGACTACGGGAATTGGAATAAACAGATCAAACATATTCTGGACCGAAAGAGTGACAAACTGACCATCCAAATACGTATATACATTAATAATAAATATGAGTGGTGGAGTTTCAATGTAACTTACATCAATAATCCGGCCCTTTCTACCTCATTCACACTTTTTGGACTGTGTATGAGTATTCAAACATTCAAAGAGACAGAAGAAAACCTGCGGATTGCAAAGGACAAAGCGGAAGAATCTGATAAGCTTAAAAGTATCTTCCTTTCTAATATGAGTCACGAGATACGTACTCCATTAAATGCAATTGTAGGATTCTCGAATCTACTTACATCCGATGATAATTTCTCAGCCGAAGAGAAAAGTATCTTTGTAACTACAATTAATGAAAAGTGCGAAATACTGCTTACACTAATAAATGACATACTAGACTTGTCAAGGATTGAGAGTGGCCTGCCATTTAATCCTGAAGTATGCAACCTAACATTAATCATAGAAGAGACGCTGGCCTCCGAAAAAACAATCCTAAGTCCATACGTCGCACTTAAAAAGAATTTACCAAAGGAACCTGTATTTATTAATGCCGACTCATTGAGATTAAGACAATTGATCCGTAATCTCATTAACAACTCATTTAAATTTACACATGATGGCTTTATTGAAGTTGGTTGTATCCTTTCCAAAAATAAGAATCTGATTTTCTATGTCGAAGATTCAGGATTGGGTATTTCTCTTAAAGAACAAAAAAAGATCTTCGAACGTTTTTATAAGACAGATAACTTTAGTCAGGGAGGAGGATTAGGCCTTTCTATTTGTAAAGTGATTGTTGAACGCATGGGTGGTGAAATTTCTGTTCAATCGGTTCATGGTGAAGGATCAAAATTTACGGTGGTCCTACCCTATTCAAGTGTAATTGAAGCTTCGTATGAAAATGAGTAA
- a CDS encoding FAD:protein FMN transferase — translation MTKLVAFTAAVGIVFILSGCYKKEYFEDSGTVFHTLYHIKYESHELLTEKIDAELQQFNLSLNPFNPNSIISKVNNNEPVEVDPWFKEVFTKSLEVSTATDGVFDITCAPMVNLWGFGFNKMDSVTPQMIDSIKSFVGYQKIHLKGSRIVKDDPRVIINCSAIAKGYACDVIARLLEKEGVENYMVEIGGEVTMKGVNAQGDCWRIGINKPEDETTGMKNEVEEVVQLCKKGGIATSGNYRNYYVKDGKKYAHTIDPRTGYPAQQDILSATVVADDCMTADAYATSFMAMGTKAMRKLVTKTKGIEYFIIYTDSIGNQQIEYSKGMIPFLPNRQQLAILENP, via the coding sequence ATGACTAAGCTTGTTGCATTTACTGCAGCTGTGGGGATAGTCTTTATCCTATCAGGCTGCTATAAAAAAGAGTATTTTGAAGACAGTGGTACAGTATTTCATACATTGTATCATATCAAATATGAATCCCATGAGCTTCTGACAGAAAAGATCGATGCCGAACTTCAACAATTCAATCTTTCTCTTAATCCGTTCAATCCAAACTCGATTATATCGAAGGTAAACAATAACGAACCTGTAGAAGTAGATCCCTGGTTTAAGGAGGTGTTTACCAAGTCATTGGAAGTATCAACTGCTACAGACGGAGTCTTTGATATCACTTGTGCGCCGATGGTCAACCTGTGGGGATTCGGTTTTAACAAAATGGATAGTGTAACGCCTCAAATGATTGATAGCATCAAATCTTTTGTAGGCTACCAAAAGATTCATTTGAAAGGATCAAGGATAGTTAAAGATGATCCAAGAGTAATAATAAACTGTTCAGCCATTGCCAAAGGATATGCTTGTGATGTTATTGCCCGATTACTTGAGAAAGAAGGTGTTGAGAATTACATGGTGGAGATTGGTGGTGAAGTAACCATGAAGGGAGTAAATGCCCAGGGCGATTGTTGGCGAATCGGAATTAATAAGCCCGAAGACGAAACCACCGGAATGAAGAATGAAGTTGAAGAGGTGGTTCAATTATGTAAAAAAGGTGGTATTGCAACATCTGGGAATTATCGTAATTATTACGTAAAAGATGGAAAAAAATACGCGCATACGATAGATCCCAGAACCGGATACCCCGCACAACAAGATATATTAAGTGCAACGGTTGTGGCCGACGATTGTATGACGGCCGATGCATATGCTACTTCCTTCATGGCCATGGGAACAAAGGCTATGCGAAAGCTGGTCACAAAGACTAAAGGGATCGAGTATTTCATCATCTATACGGATTCTATTGGAAATCAACAGATTGAATATTCCAAAGGAATGATTCCTTTTTTGCCTAATCGTCAGCAATTAGCGATATTAGAAAACCCTTAA